Proteins encoded within one genomic window of Polaribacter sp. NJDZ03:
- a CDS encoding T9SS type A sorting domain-containing protein, with amino-acid sequence MRKKLLLFTSLISAIAFNAQITLVKEINNNGTSSSNPSNLTVLDGKIFFSADDSNGSNTPGGADLGKELWITDGSTEGTTFVKDIKPGSGSGNPFNFFTFNNKLYFTANDGSTELWTSNGTETGTTKVDIMPTITGEAPQRFAELNGMAYFTVGSQPGSGAETTNKLIEWDGVNNAVQVADIGDGYESILTNMVVYKDALYMYMNYSTQDATYGNELYKYTPTTDTFTLVKDVDAGTGDASISNFTILNDILYFEADNALWQTDGTETGTIALAPAASLSGIANVYAWNSKLFFEGDDGTTGDQLYVLDPALNTVTNISNISGDNKNHDPSDYAAYDGYLYYRGEDANDTSGHLFRTNGTTIEQIDNLIKDIDEITVLNNILYFEGDDGKSGNELYSLNPATLSTENVSAEIIKVFPNPASEYIMVPQSLLKSTYIIYDISGKSVSEGVISSEKIDLNLNSGLYILQVQTNLNTITKKIMVK; translated from the coding sequence ATGAGAAAAAAACTACTCTTATTCACCTCACTTATTAGTGCAATTGCCTTTAATGCACAAATTACACTTGTAAAAGAAATTAATAACAACGGAACTTCTAGTTCTAACCCTTCTAATCTTACTGTTTTAGATGGTAAAATTTTCTTTTCTGCAGACGACTCTAACGGATCTAACACACCTGGAGGTGCAGATTTAGGAAAAGAACTTTGGATAACAGATGGTAGTACAGAAGGTACAACATTTGTAAAAGACATAAAACCAGGTTCTGGTAGTGGAAATCCATTTAACTTTTTCACCTTTAACAATAAACTTTACTTTACAGCAAATGATGGAAGTACAGAACTTTGGACATCCAACGGAACAGAAACAGGAACCACAAAAGTAGATATTATGCCAACCATAACAGGTGAAGCTCCCCAACGTTTTGCCGAACTAAACGGAATGGCTTATTTTACTGTTGGAAGTCAACCAGGTTCAGGTGCAGAAACTACAAACAAGTTAATAGAATGGGACGGTGTTAATAACGCAGTACAAGTTGCAGATATAGGTGACGGATATGAATCTATTCTTACTAACATGGTTGTTTATAAAGATGCTCTTTACATGTACATGAATTATTCTACGCAAGACGCTACGTACGGTAACGAACTTTACAAATATACTCCTACTACAGATACTTTTACACTAGTTAAAGATGTAGATGCAGGTACTGGAGACGCTAGTATTAGTAACTTTACAATACTAAATGATATCTTATATTTTGAAGCAGATAATGCTCTTTGGCAAACAGATGGAACGGAAACGGGTACAATAGCTCTAGCACCTGCTGCTTCTTTATCTGGAATAGCGAATGTATATGCTTGGAATAGTAAGTTGTTTTTTGAAGGTGATGACGGTACAACGGGAGATCAACTTTATGTACTAGACCCAGCATTAAATACAGTAACTAACATTAGCAATATTTCTGGAGACAACAAAAACCATGACCCTTCTGATTATGCTGCTTATGATGGATATTTATACTACCGAGGAGAAGATGCAAATGATACAAGCGGACATTTATTTAGAACCAATGGTACCACTATTGAGCAAATAGATAACTTAATTAAAGATATTGATGAAATTACAGTATTAAACAATATTTTATATTTTGAAGGAGATGATGGAAAATCTGGTAACGAGCTTTATAGCCTTAACCCTGCAACTTTATCTACAGAAAATGTATCTGCAGAAATTATTAAAGTGTTTCCAAATCCGGCATCAGAATATATTATGGTACCACAAAGTCTTTTAAAATCTACATATATTATTTATGATATTTCAGGAAAAAGCGTAAGTGAAGGCGTAATTTCTTCAGAAAAAATTGACTTAAATTTAAACAGTGGTTTATACATATTACAAGTACAAACCAACTTAAATACCATCACTAAAAAAATAATGGTAAAATAA
- a CDS encoding cytochrome-c peroxidase, with amino-acid sequence MKNQLLLIFSISLLLFSCTQKKEAKYKNISFLKTVYSSGDVSTWPKPNLDSTVNKTTFKDIGVLPNVTHPKRNLYNAKKAKLGKTLFFDPRLSSSGQIACASCHNPELAWTDNSTRSFGHDRQTGARNSMTILNSGYAHTLFWDGRASSLEDQARFPIGDPVEMNEKLHIAVDKIAEIEGYKPLFKAAFGNDTISLQRIQYAIATFERTVKSYKTNFDKFIEGDSTKLTNQEVNGLHLFRTKARCINCHNTPYFSDNQFHNDGQTLFGTKDEDFGRYNVTKNMADIGKIRTPTLREVARTGPWMHNGHFPSLLDVLQFYNLGNPSPIQKKYLGIGRDSLIPNTSPILQKLNLDKSEVLDLLAFLETLSSGKGRTLIPNLPN; translated from the coding sequence ATGAAAAATCAACTTCTTTTAATTTTCTCTATTTCTCTTCTTTTATTTTCTTGTACACAGAAAAAAGAAGCTAAATACAAAAACATTTCGTTTTTAAAAACAGTGTATTCTAGCGGAGATGTTTCTACATGGCCAAAACCTAATTTAGATAGCACGGTAAATAAAACAACCTTTAAAGACATTGGCGTTTTACCAAATGTTACGCACCCTAAAAGAAATCTATACAATGCAAAAAAAGCAAAATTAGGTAAGACACTTTTTTTTGACCCACGTCTTTCTTCTAGCGGACAAATAGCGTGTGCTTCTTGCCACAATCCAGAATTGGCTTGGACAGATAACTCTACTCGTTCTTTTGGACATGACAGACAAACCGGAGCAAGAAATTCTATGACTATTTTAAACTCGGGTTATGCGCACACTTTATTTTGGGACGGTCGCGCTTCTAGTTTAGAAGACCAGGCAAGGTTTCCTATTGGTGATCCTGTAGAAATGAATGAAAAACTACATATTGCAGTAGACAAAATAGCAGAGATTGAAGGTTATAAACCTTTATTTAAGGCTGCTTTTGGTAACGATACTATTTCTTTACAACGCATTCAATATGCCATTGCCACTTTTGAACGTACCGTAAAAAGTTACAAAACAAATTTCGATAAATTTATTGAAGGTGATTCTACTAAATTAACCAATCAAGAAGTTAATGGTTTGCATTTATTTAGAACAAAAGCAAGATGTATTAACTGTCATAACACTCCTTATTTTAGTGATAATCAATTCCATAATGACGGACAAACACTTTTTGGCACAAAAGACGAAGATTTTGGTCGCTATAATGTTACCAAGAATATGGCAGATATTGGTAAAATAAGAACACCAACTTTAAGAGAAGTTGCAAGAACAGGCCCATGGATGCATAACGGACATTTTCCAAGTCTTTTAGATGTGCTACAATTTTACAACCTTGGTAATCCATCTCCAATTCAAAAGAAATATTTAGGTATAGGAAGAGATTCTTTAATTCCGAATACCTCTCCTATTCTTCAAAAATTAAACTTAGATAAAAGCGAAGTTTTAGATCTATTAGCCTTTTTAGAAACATTGTCTTCAGGAAAAGGTAGAACTTTAATTCCTAATCTTCCTAATTAA
- a CDS encoding RagB/SusD family nutrient uptake outer membrane protein — MIHTKQVIKYILISLFIAFYNCSGFLEQEPGSQTSINEQLSTKPGVVTALNGIYSNLESNLRSEVLAVYSDLQSGNLTFTPTDTGNNIGQIKVPFTIENAYSFSDISTESNLENFYNKSYDIINQTNLILEYVDVLTDATETEKNQIKAEALTIRAYTHFTLSLLYSQNYGYTSGASHKGIVYNTTTLTSGITYPSRENSANTYSLIITDLQTALTYYSDALLLDGPTYSYFNTISTKALLARVYLSKNDFQNAYDTANDVILNSGTSLISSDNLISEWEKTDTPVSEILLELSVPRGSGGSVGGSLASHFGFTSSSNYSDYVASADLIAIYEDSDLRKQLFLEEQLPTLVDEDLEDASYFFTKKFQDNPGYVVFRLSEMYLIRAEASLGLNNLEDCKTDINIIRSRANASLLENTTGLKTALLLERRKEMCFEGQYFFDLARNQQDIVRGADCISQTCSLNYPSLKFILPIPQSNIELNENLAQNESY; from the coding sequence ATGATACATACAAAACAAGTTATAAAATACATATTAATCTCGCTGTTTATCGCTTTCTATAATTGCAGTGGTTTTTTAGAACAAGAACCAGGGTCTCAAACATCTATTAACGAACAACTTTCTACTAAACCGGGAGTAGTTACGGCATTAAACGGCATCTATTCTAACTTAGAGTCTAATCTGCGTAGTGAGGTTTTAGCTGTATATTCAGATTTACAATCTGGAAACCTAACATTTACACCAACAGATACAGGTAATAATATAGGTCAAATTAAAGTTCCTTTTACCATAGAAAATGCCTATTCTTTTTCTGATATTTCTACCGAAAGTAATCTTGAAAATTTCTATAATAAGAGTTATGACATTATTAACCAAACAAATTTAATCTTAGAATATGTTGATGTACTTACAGATGCTACAGAAACAGAAAAAAATCAAATAAAAGCAGAAGCTTTAACCATTAGAGCGTACACACATTTTACGCTATCGCTCCTTTATTCACAAAACTATGGTTATACTTCTGGTGCTAGCCACAAAGGAATCGTTTATAACACGACAACTTTAACAAGCGGAATAACATATCCTTCTAGAGAAAACTCTGCAAATACCTATTCTTTAATTATTACAGATTTACAAACTGCCTTAACCTATTATTCAGATGCGCTACTTTTAGACGGACCAACGTATTCTTATTTTAATACCATTAGTACTAAGGCATTATTAGCGCGCGTTTATCTTTCTAAAAACGATTTTCAAAACGCCTACGATACTGCAAATGATGTAATCTTAAATTCTGGTACTTCCTTAATTTCTTCAGATAATTTAATATCTGAATGGGAAAAAACAGACACACCTGTTTCCGAAATATTACTTGAACTCTCTGTCCCTAGAGGTAGCGGTGGCTCTGTTGGTGGTTCGTTAGCCAGTCACTTTGGTTTTACTTCTTCTTCTAATTATTCAGATTATGTGGCTTCTGCAGATTTAATAGCTATTTACGAAGACTCAGACCTCCGTAAACAACTTTTCTTAGAAGAACAATTGCCAACATTAGTTGATGAAGATTTAGAAGATGCTTCTTATTTTTTCACTAAAAAATTTCAAGACAATCCTGGTTATGTAGTTTTTAGATTAAGTGAAATGTATTTAATAAGAGCAGAAGCTTCTTTAGGTTTAAATAATTTAGAAGATTGTAAAACAGACATCAACATTATAAGAAGTAGAGCAAATGCGAGTCTTTTAGAAAACACTACAGGTTTAAAAACAGCACTGTTATTAGAACGTAGAAAAGAAATGTGTTTTGAAGGGCAATACTTTTTCGATTTAGCAAGAAATCAGCAAGACATTGTTCGTGGTGCAGATTGTATTTCACAAACATGTAGTTTAAACTACCCTTCACTAAAATTCATTTTACCAATACCACAAAGTAATATAGAACTTAACGAAAACTTAGCTCAAAATGAATCATACTAA
- a CDS encoding SusC/RagA family TonB-linked outer membrane protein, with protein sequence MKPLFSPHIKTLILSLGILLFSQGAFAQTKTISINIKEQPLSTVLKIIEGQTSYRVIYNVAKIDTNQKISLFVTDNTLEDVLSKLLKNTKLTYVIKNKQIILLEKQQVKTNAVKTQKNTRLIKGTVFTANNKLPLPGATILIKGSRIGAITNNDGQFTYLLKENDINKIVLEVSFLGMETNTKVVGSQSQFSFYLQESRNSLEEIIITSSYGTKKLREEVVGSIETLNSKDIALEQASESIDKMVEGQIAGVLIENTSGIGGPVKITIRGQGTLTPLSGAILGTSTQPLIIIDGVVIAEETGIDNAFFDSSGAYSENLSNPLSQISPENIESFTVLKDAAAVSIYGADGANGVILITTKKGKKGKAKYSFSSQLGVSSAVNQIKYLNGEQYSNLRNEYLKNTTSNYTPIAYNGVDTDWFGLLNGTGIYNKYNFNVSGATDTFSYRTSLTYLNIDEPQIGNKTKQLNANINLGYTTDKLNINLTLNPSYGQKNAPNIYYSYAFTPNLSPYNEDGSFANVGVTGLGNPLAAIEQNRNNTDSYGIFGSLKAAYQATNNLSVSSLFGLSYSDKKQDRYFSGENESGQTNGTFNLNGTSYPSYGRRLLNERNTTKWNWQTQASYTKQLDENNTIDGIVGFELSKEKTDFNYASGRGFVNPNIINNVTDAMQDDNPLTTIDETTGNQIYQDDINYNSKVSLFSQVNYNYKKRYFILGNFRRDQSSVFGDDTNVAYNGSAGFSWILSNENFLKTTNWIDLLKLKVSYGTTGNSRIGSYRSKGLYTISENGYNNFDDASPSSAPNGDLSWEKNTKFNTGLNFNFLNSISITLEYYYDNISDIITSRDIPRESGYPTVQLNAASMYNTGLELSTQIKWFQKGDFKWNTSFNLSTLKSEVTELKGLGSKYSTSENALAQKVGFSTSTIWGIHWAGIDPATGRDLLEKDGEIYDAVTYNNLFSNADWVPIGDYQSDVYGGFSNTIVYKNLSFSIRGSFQIGGDFLAEDERIAKYNITSNRNLSVNAYDYWRNQGDVALQPIVTSNNLTISNFDKYIYDATSLKISNVNLNYNFPKKSFNFMDAVSVYVDVSNVLYWYKDKSIKDRNGVREFRFTYPQARTISMGLKAKF encoded by the coding sequence ATGAAGCCTCTTTTTTCTCCACATATCAAAACACTAATTCTTTCCTTAGGAATTCTATTGTTTTCTCAAGGTGCCTTTGCACAAACAAAAACCATTTCTATTAACATTAAAGAACAACCGCTAAGTACTGTTTTAAAAATAATAGAAGGTCAAACTTCATATCGAGTTATTTATAATGTAGCTAAAATAGATACCAATCAAAAGATTAGTTTATTTGTAACAGACAATACCTTAGAAGACGTTTTATCAAAATTACTAAAAAACACAAAGCTTACTTATGTAATTAAAAATAAGCAAATTATACTTCTAGAAAAGCAGCAAGTTAAAACGAATGCTGTTAAAACTCAAAAAAATACAAGGCTTATAAAAGGAACCGTTTTTACGGCTAATAACAAACTACCTCTTCCGGGAGCAACCATATTAATTAAAGGATCTAGAATTGGTGCTATAACTAATAACGATGGTCAATTTACGTATCTATTAAAAGAAAACGATATTAATAAAATTGTACTTGAAGTATCTTTTTTAGGAATGGAAACTAATACCAAAGTAGTAGGAAGTCAATCTCAATTCTCTTTTTATTTACAAGAATCTAGAAATTCTTTAGAAGAAATTATAATTACATCATCCTACGGAACAAAAAAACTAAGAGAAGAGGTTGTTGGTAGTATAGAAACATTAAATTCTAAAGACATTGCTTTAGAGCAAGCGTCGGAAAGTATTGATAAAATGGTGGAAGGGCAAATTGCAGGTGTCTTAATAGAAAACACTTCTGGTATTGGTGGACCCGTAAAAATTACCATTCGTGGTCAAGGAACTCTAACTCCTTTAAGTGGTGCTATTTTAGGGACCTCAACACAACCTTTAATTATTATAGATGGGGTTGTAATTGCAGAAGAAACAGGAATAGATAATGCGTTTTTCGATTCTAGTGGTGCTTATTCAGAAAACCTATCTAATCCATTATCGCAAATATCACCAGAAAATATTGAAAGTTTTACCGTTTTAAAAGATGCAGCTGCGGTTAGTATTTATGGAGCAGACGGAGCAAATGGTGTTATATTAATAACTACCAAAAAAGGAAAAAAAGGAAAAGCAAAGTATAGTTTTTCTTCACAATTAGGAGTTTCTTCTGCGGTGAATCAAATTAAATATTTAAACGGAGAACAGTATTCTAATCTTAGAAATGAATATTTAAAAAATACAACGTCAAATTATACACCCATAGCTTATAACGGTGTAGATACAGATTGGTTTGGTTTATTAAACGGAACTGGTATTTATAACAAATACAATTTTAATGTATCTGGTGCTACAGATACCTTTTCTTACAGAACGAGTTTAACGTATTTAAATATAGACGAGCCTCAGATAGGTAATAAAACAAAACAATTAAACGCCAATATAAACTTAGGTTATACAACCGATAAATTAAACATAAACTTAACTCTAAACCCTAGTTATGGACAAAAAAATGCTCCTAACATTTATTATAGTTATGCTTTTACGCCAAATTTATCTCCTTATAATGAAGATGGTTCTTTTGCAAACGTTGGGGTTACCGGATTAGGAAACCCATTGGCTGCTATTGAACAAAATAGAAATAATACAGACAGTTATGGAATATTTGGTAGCTTAAAAGCTGCTTATCAAGCAACCAATAACTTAAGTGTTTCTTCTTTATTCGGACTTTCATATAGCGATAAAAAACAAGATAGATACTTTTCTGGAGAAAACGAAAGTGGGCAAACTAATGGAACTTTTAACCTTAATGGAACAAGTTACCCAAGCTATGGTCGTCGTTTATTAAACGAAAGAAATACCACCAAATGGAACTGGCAAACGCAAGCTAGTTATACTAAACAACTAGATGAAAACAATACAATTGATGGAATTGTAGGTTTTGAATTATCTAAAGAAAAAACAGATTTTAATTATGCTTCTGGTAGAGGTTTTGTAAACCCAAATATTATTAATAACGTAACAGATGCTATGCAAGATGATAATCCTTTAACAACAATAGATGAAACTACAGGTAACCAAATTTACCAAGATGATATTAATTACAATTCTAAAGTTTCATTGTTTTCTCAAGTAAACTACAACTACAAAAAACGCTATTTTATTTTAGGTAATTTTAGACGCGACCAAAGTTCTGTTTTTGGAGACGATACTAATGTTGCTTATAATGGTAGTGCGGGTTTCAGTTGGATTTTATCAAACGAAAACTTCTTAAAAACTACGAATTGGATTGATTTACTAAAACTAAAAGTAAGTTATGGTACCACTGGTAATTCTAGAATTGGTTCTTATCGATCTAAAGGTTTATATACAATTAGTGAAAACGGTTATAATAATTTTGATGATGCCTCACCTTCTTCTGCCCCAAATGGCGATTTAAGTTGGGAAAAAAACACAAAATTTAATACCGGTTTAAATTTTAACTTCTTAAACAGTATAAGCATCACTTTAGAATATTACTACGATAATATTAGCGATATAATTACCAGTAGAGATATTCCTAGAGAAAGTGGATATCCTACCGTACAATTAAATGCAGCAAGCATGTATAATACAGGGCTAGAACTTTCTACACAAATTAAATGGTTTCAAAAAGGAGATTTTAAATGGAATACTTCTTTTAATCTATCTACCTTAAAAAGTGAAGTTACAGAACTAAAAGGATTAGGAAGTAAATATTCTACTTCAGAAAATGCATTGGCTCAAAAAGTAGGGTTTAGTACCTCTACAATTTGGGGAATTCATTGGGCTGGTATAGATCCTGCAACTGGTAGAGATTTACTAGAAAAAGATGGTGAAATTTATGACGCTGTAACTTACAACAACTTATTTTCTAATGCAGATTGGGTACCAATTGGCGATTACCAATCTGATGTTTATGGTGGTTTTAGTAATACCATTGTTTATAAAAACTTAAGCTTTTCTATCCGTGGAAGTTTTCAAATTGGTGGAGATTTTCTTGCTGAAGATGAACGCATCGCTAAATACAATATTACTAGCAACAGAAACCTTTCTGTAAATGCTTACGATTATTGGAGAAACCAAGGAGATGTTGCGCTACAACCCATAGTTACAAGTAACAACCTTACAATTTCTAACTTCGATAAATATATTTACGACGCAACCTCTCTAAAAATTAGTAACGTAAACTTAAATTATAATTTTCCTAAAAAGAGTTTCAATTTTATGGATGCCGTATCTGTATATGTCGACGTTTCAAACGTATTGTATTGGTATAAGGACAAAAGTATAAAGGATAGAAATGGCGTTAGAGAATTTAGATTTACCTACCCACAAGCAAGAACGATTTCAATGGGATTAAAAGCAAAATTTTAA
- a CDS encoding FecR family protein yields the protein MISNLITKYLNNQATEKEVELVFEWIAASDANKKEFIALKKTWVLTSIESETKEKDWQSIQNKIKSRKSFNYTTWLKYAAVIIIFITLGKISWSSINNKPKQENSIVLEVENIKKAINLNTNKQNILDVAGKVIAEHNNNEIVYKNETTTKTVIYHTLNIPLGKTFKVKLSDGTTVHLNSGTTFKYPKQFHKKGNRLVYLEGEAFFEVEKDATRPFIVNIADVDVKVLGTKFNVNAYSNNATYSCVLVEGAVTVSHTNNNSLLTPNQKASWTKTDKPFKLEEVNTDLYTSWTKGELILDSAHFSEITKKLERAFNVKIINNNEVLELQEFSGTINFKTSSLENILDLLKFDTYFEYTIKDNQIIISSN from the coding sequence ATGATTTCGAATTTAATAACGAAATACTTAAACAATCAAGCAACGGAGAAAGAAGTTGAATTGGTTTTTGAATGGATAGCAGCATCAGATGCTAACAAAAAAGAATTTATCGCCTTAAAAAAAACATGGGTACTTACTTCTATAGAATCAGAAACAAAGGAAAAAGATTGGCAATCAATTCAAAATAAAATAAAAAGCAGAAAATCATTCAACTATACAACATGGCTTAAATATGCTGCTGTAATAATCATTTTTATCACTCTTGGAAAAATTTCTTGGTCCTCCATAAACAACAAACCAAAACAAGAAAATAGTATTGTACTAGAAGTAGAAAACATAAAAAAAGCCATTAACCTGAACACTAATAAGCAGAATATTTTAGATGTTGCTGGTAAAGTTATCGCAGAACACAACAACAATGAAATTGTCTATAAAAATGAAACCACAACAAAAACAGTTATATACCACACTTTAAACATCCCTTTAGGAAAAACTTTTAAGGTAAAACTTTCAGACGGAACAACAGTTCACTTAAATTCTGGTACTACATTTAAATATCCTAAACAGTTTCATAAAAAGGGTAACAGACTCGTTTATTTAGAAGGTGAAGCATTTTTTGAAGTTGAAAAAGATGCAACTCGACCTTTTATAGTAAATATAGCCGATGTTGATGTAAAAGTATTAGGGACAAAATTTAATGTGAACGCGTATTCTAATAATGCAACTTATAGCTGTGTTTTAGTAGAAGGTGCTGTTACCGTATCTCATACAAATAACAACTCTTTATTAACACCTAACCAAAAAGCTAGTTGGACCAAAACAGACAAACCATTTAAACTAGAAGAGGTAAATACAGATTTATATACTTCATGGACTAAAGGCGAACTTATTTTAGACTCTGCACATTTTAGTGAAATAACTAAAAAACTAGAACGTGCTTTCAATGTTAAAATAATAAACAACAATGAGGTATTAGAATTGCAAGAATTTAGCGGAACAATCAATTTTAAAACTTCTAGTTTAGAAAACATTTTAGATCTACTAAAGTTTGATACCTATTTTGAATACACCATTAAAGACAACCAAATAATAATTAGTAGCAATTAA
- a CDS encoding RNA polymerase sigma-70 factor, whose product MKDYSKIEIRHFKNLQLGNEKAFEFFFNKYYSHVLGFCIQFIYDKPQSSSITQEAFLNLWLNRSKIEKISGVESFLYTYAKSKCLNAIRHNKVKERFKSKTLNDKERALDLDVLNAINFDSLTLMELENLISKSIEDLPEKTRIIFVKKRFESKKNQEIADELNITLKTVEAHMTKALKILRVKLSDYLPLILVAITLSKHQ is encoded by the coding sequence ATGAAAGATTATAGTAAAATTGAAATACGGCATTTTAAAAACCTCCAATTAGGTAACGAGAAAGCCTTTGAATTTTTTTTTAATAAATATTACAGTCATGTTCTGGGGTTTTGCATCCAATTTATTTATGATAAACCTCAATCTTCAAGTATAACTCAAGAGGCTTTTCTAAACTTATGGCTTAATAGAAGTAAGATTGAAAAAATAAGCGGAGTAGAATCTTTTTTATACACTTACGCAAAATCTAAATGTCTTAATGCTATTAGGCATAACAAAGTAAAAGAACGTTTTAAAAGTAAAACTTTAAACGATAAAGAACGAGCTTTAGATCTTGATGTATTAAATGCCATTAATTTTGACTCTTTAACTTTAATGGAATTAGAAAATCTTATTTCTAAATCTATTGAAGATTTACCAGAAAAAACAAGAATTATTTTCGTAAAAAAACGATTCGAAAGCAAAAAAAACCAAGAGATTGCAGATGAATTAAATATTACTTTAAAAACTGTTGAAGCTCATATGACCAAAGCTTTAAAAATTTTAAGAGTAAAACTATCCGATTACCTTCCACTTATATTGGTTGCCATAACCCTCTCTAAACACCAGTAA
- a CDS encoding DUF3244 domain-containing protein has translation MKIKKIILVALMLGTLITNANEKDNTNYKEAKGTVKVEFNNVKKGHTLTIKNANGLTVYNNEIKNSGNYSRTFDFSALENGVYAVELNKDFEIVIKQFYVENGLVSFINNNNEKIFKPIIRTEGKLLLISKISFNNEPLNVTLYYNDEAVLSETISGDKLLQRVYKLSEQKVGSYKVIISSNNRTYVKDFTI, from the coding sequence ATGAAAATAAAGAAAATTATATTAGTTGCTTTAATGTTAGGAACATTAATAACTAACGCAAACGAAAAAGACAATACAAATTATAAAGAAGCAAAGGGAACTGTTAAAGTTGAATTTAATAATGTAAAAAAAGGTCATACTTTAACTATTAAAAATGCCAACGGTTTAACTGTATATAATAATGAAATTAAAAATTCTGGAAACTATTCTAGAACATTTGATTTTTCTGCTTTAGAAAACGGAGTTTACGCTGTTGAGTTAAATAAAGACTTCGAAATTGTTATTAAACAATTTTATGTTGAAAACGGATTGGTTTCATTTATAAACAACAATAATGAAAAAATATTTAAACCGATCATTAGAACTGAAGGTAAATTATTATTGATATCAAAAATTAGTTTTAACAACGAACCTTTAAATGTTACTCTTTATTATAATGATGAAGCTGTACTTTCTGAAACCATATCTGGAGACAAACTTTTACAAAGAGTTTACAAATTATCTGAACAAAAAGTAGGTTCTTATAAAGTGATTATTAGTTCTAATAACAGAACTTACGTAAAAGATTTTACAATATAA
- a CDS encoding AraC family transcriptional regulator, whose translation MKVKPTLEKISPDFGSSILVKKHTEFLKQIKAFWHFHPEIELVYVNKGKGKRHIGNHLSYFNNSQLLLIGSNLPHNGFTDRLTTNGSETLVQFKPDFLGEDFFEVPEMKPISILFEKAKKGIIFGVKTKEKLGPRIEKISEKKGFKQILILLEILHTLSKSEDYTLLNADGFAFETQPQDSSKIDIIFKHINENFNQHISLDEISDLVSMTVPAFCRFFKKTTGKTFTKLVNEYRVVHATKLLSESQTSITDICFECGFNNFSHFNKLFKEFTGKSASKYRSEMMSLIQN comes from the coding sequence ATGAAAGTTAAACCTACTTTAGAGAAAATTAGTCCAGATTTTGGAAGCTCAATACTGGTAAAAAAACATACAGAGTTTTTAAAGCAAATAAAAGCATTTTGGCATTTTCATCCAGAAATTGAATTAGTTTATGTAAATAAAGGAAAGGGAAAAAGACATATTGGTAATCATTTGTCTTACTTTAATAATAGTCAGTTATTATTAATAGGCTCTAACTTGCCACATAATGGGTTTACAGATAGATTAACCACCAATGGGTCTGAAACATTAGTACAGTTTAAACCAGATTTTTTAGGAGAAGATTTTTTTGAAGTCCCAGAGATGAAACCTATTAGTATTTTGTTTGAAAAAGCGAAGAAAGGAATTATTTTTGGTGTTAAAACAAAAGAAAAATTAGGTCCTAGAATAGAGAAAATTTCTGAAAAGAAGGGGTTTAAGCAAATTTTAATTTTGTTAGAAATACTACACACGCTTTCTAAATCTGAAGATTATACATTATTAAATGCAGATGGTTTTGCTTTTGAAACCCAACCACAAGACAGCAGTAAAATAGATATTATCTTTAAACATATAAACGAGAATTTTAATCAGCACATCAGTTTAGATGAAATTTCTGATTTGGTAAGTATGACCGTTCCTGCGTTTTGTAGGTTCTTTAAAAAAACAACGGGTAAAACGTTTACTAAATTAGTAAATGAATATAGAGTTGTACATGCAACTAAGTTATTGTCTGAAAGCCAAACGAGTATTACAGATATTTGTTTTGAATGTGGTTTTAATAACTTTTCTCACTTTAATAAATTGTTTAAAGAATTTACAGGTAAATCAGCATCTAAATATAGAAGTGAAATGATGAGTTTAATTCAGAATTAA